Proteins from a genomic interval of Niabella soli DSM 19437:
- a CDS encoding 3-keto-disaccharide hydrolase produces the protein MKLPHLFLLLCLSSQLNAQPHFARKWVQLFNGKDLKGWTPKIRGYDLGDNFGNTFRVVNGAIQVNYDHYKTFDDRFGHLFYKTPFSYYLLAVEYRFVGKQTPGAPGWAYKNSGIMLHCQPPQTMLKNQDFPISIEDQLLGGDTTGERSTCNVCTPGTNIEMDGKLETKHCINSTSKTFRNDVWVRAEVLVLGDSIIKQIVNGDTVLVYEKPQLGGGNVTDFDPSVKKDGQLLQSGYISLQSEGHPVEFRKVEIIDLSPYYEKKK, from the coding sequence ATGAAATTGCCTCACCTGTTCCTGTTGTTATGTTTATCGTCCCAATTAAATGCCCAGCCGCATTTTGCCCGTAAATGGGTGCAGCTTTTTAACGGAAAGGACCTGAAAGGCTGGACGCCCAAAATAAGGGGATACGACCTGGGCGATAATTTCGGAAATACCTTCAGGGTAGTAAATGGCGCCATACAGGTAAATTATGACCATTATAAAACCTTTGACGATCGCTTTGGCCATCTTTTTTACAAGACCCCTTTTTCTTACTACCTGTTGGCAGTGGAATACCGTTTTGTTGGCAAGCAAACGCCCGGCGCTCCCGGTTGGGCCTATAAAAACAGCGGGATTATGCTCCACTGCCAGCCGCCGCAAACCATGCTGAAAAACCAGGATTTTCCTATTTCCATTGAAGATCAATTATTGGGAGGCGATACTACCGGCGAGCGCAGTACCTGTAATGTTTGTACCCCGGGAACAAATATCGAAATGGACGGAAAGCTGGAAACAAAACACTGTATTAATTCCACCTCCAAAACCTTCCGGAATGATGTGTGGGTAAGGGCTGAAGTACTGGTACTGGGCGATTCCATCATCAAACAAATTGTGAATGGGGATACGGTTCTTGTTTATGAAAAGCCCCAATTGGGCGGCGGCAATGTTACAGACTTTGACCCCTCGGTTAAAAAGGATGGGCAATTGCTACAATCGGGATACATTTCACTGCAAAGCGAGGGGCACCCCGTGGAATTCAGAAAAGTAGAGATCATTGACCTGAGCCCTTATTATGAAAAAAAGAAATAA
- a CDS encoding SemiSWEET family sugar transporter translates to MNGVDLLGAVAGVITTLTFLPQVIKTIKDKSVKDISLMMFVIAAVNEAMWIVYGALKNDWVIILTNAVILCLSLTMIYLKIAYARKKANV, encoded by the coding sequence ATGAACGGAGTTGATCTCTTAGGTGCCGTAGCTGGCGTTATTACCACCCTTACCTTTCTGCCACAGGTAATTAAAACCATAAAGGATAAATCGGTTAAGGATATCTCCTTAATGATGTTTGTGATTGCGGCTGTAAATGAGGCTATGTGGATCGTATACGGCGCATTAAAAAATGATTGGGTGATCATTCTCACCAACGCCGTTATCCTTTGCCTGTCGCTAACAATGATCTATCTCAAAATTGCCTACGCCCGTAAAAAAGCAAACGTATGA
- a CDS encoding 30S ribosomal protein THX, whose amino-acid sequence MGRGDKKSAKGKRFKGSFGKSRPANPKKATPAKKKAEA is encoded by the coding sequence ATGGGAAGAGGCGATAAAAAATCAGCAAAAGGAAAACGCTTTAAAGGATCATTTGGTAAAAGCCGCCCGGCCAATCCAAAAAAAGCAACTCCTGCAAAGAAAAAAGCAGAAGCGTAA
- the pdxH gene encoding pyridoxamine 5'-phosphate oxidase, with translation MEHNIADIRINYSKKSLSETEVAPDPLTQFNRWWQEATDSQLSEVNAMTLATADANGLPDARIVLLKGITEKGFVFFTNYSSKKGLELEQNPRACLVFFWKELERQVRITGSVTKVSQEESEHYFYSRPVGSQIGAIVSPQSAVIPNRSFLDERTKELTNRVAAGASIVKPDYWGGYLVTPFSAEFWQGRPNRLHDRLLYTLQDKEAWKIERLAP, from the coding sequence ATGGAACACAATATTGCAGACATACGCATCAATTATTCAAAAAAAAGTTTATCGGAAACAGAGGTAGCTCCGGATCCCCTTACCCAGTTCAACCGCTGGTGGCAGGAAGCAACGGACAGCCAGCTATCGGAAGTAAATGCAATGACACTGGCTACTGCCGATGCCAATGGTTTGCCCGATGCGCGCATCGTGCTGCTGAAAGGGATTACAGAGAAGGGATTCGTTTTTTTTACAAATTATTCAAGTAAAAAAGGATTGGAACTCGAGCAGAATCCACGTGCCTGTCTTGTATTTTTCTGGAAGGAGCTGGAACGCCAGGTACGTATTACCGGAAGCGTAACAAAAGTGTCACAGGAAGAAAGTGAGCACTATTTCTACTCAAGACCCGTGGGCAGCCAGATCGGTGCCATTGTTTCTCCCCAAAGCGCGGTGATCCCTAACCGTTCTTTTCTCGATGAGCGAACAAAAGAGCTCACCAATCGTGTTGCAGCGGGCGCGTCAATTGTAAAGCCCGATTATTGGGGGGGCTACCTGGTAACGCCTTTTTCCGCAGAATTCTGGCAGGGGCGGCCTAATCGTTTGCACGACCGGCTGCTTTATACGTTACAGGATAAAGAAGCGTGGAAAATTGAGCGTTTAGCTCCGTAG
- a CDS encoding exodeoxyribonuclease III, with amino-acid sequence MRIISYNVNGIRAAIKKGFIDWLKTDPADIICLQETKASVENVDKELFESLGYTGYWFSAQKKGYSGVSVFTKIPPDNIIYGTGHQVSDEEGRVIQLDFGAVRLINAYFPSGTSGEVRQGFKYIWLDEFYTYLQELKNKHPRLVLCGDYNIAHEAIDIHDPKGNKNSSGFLPEEREWMTKFLKNGFNDTFRLLHPEEAHRYSWWSQRFPSVRLNNKGWRIDYITVTDALKNKVVEADIYPDVKHSDHCPVYLKLEI; translated from the coding sequence ATGCGTATTATAAGTTACAATGTTAACGGCATCAGAGCCGCTATTAAAAAGGGGTTTATCGACTGGCTGAAAACGGATCCTGCGGATATTATTTGCCTGCAGGAAACCAAAGCTTCGGTCGAAAACGTTGATAAAGAGTTGTTTGAAAGTTTAGGTTATACCGGCTACTGGTTCTCTGCTCAAAAAAAAGGATACAGCGGTGTTTCAGTGTTTACTAAAATACCACCGGATAATATAATTTACGGTACCGGCCATCAGGTTAGCGACGAAGAGGGAAGGGTGATACAGTTGGATTTTGGAGCCGTTCGCTTGATCAACGCTTATTTCCCAAGCGGCACCAGTGGTGAAGTGCGCCAGGGGTTTAAGTATATATGGCTGGATGAATTTTATACCTATTTGCAGGAATTGAAAAATAAACACCCGCGCCTGGTGCTTTGCGGCGACTATAATATTGCCCATGAAGCGATAGATATCCACGACCCGAAGGGCAATAAAAACTCATCCGGATTTTTACCGGAAGAGCGGGAATGGATGACAAAATTTTTAAAAAATGGGTTTAATGATACATTTCGGTTGTTACATCCGGAGGAGGCGCACCGCTACAGTTGGTGGAGCCAACGGTTTCCCTCCGTGCGTTTGAATAATAAGGGGTGGCGTATTGATTATATAACCGTAACGGACGCTTTAAAAAATAAGGTAGTGGAAGCCGATATTTACCCGGATGTTAAACATAGTGATCATTGCCCTGTATACCTTAAATTAGAAATTTGA
- a CDS encoding DUF4286 family protein: protein MKPAFIWNVTTKVAPEIHENWLDWLRKVHIPAYLATGCFYDALILKLFEQDGDDGFTYAVQFYARSIEDYKTFASRHYSALHREMMTTWGTDCYGFESALEVVN from the coding sequence ATGAAACCGGCTTTTATATGGAATGTTACGACGAAAGTGGCTCCCGAAATTCATGAAAACTGGCTCGATTGGTTAAGGAAAGTACATATACCTGCTTATTTGGCCACAGGTTGTTTTTATGATGCGCTTATTTTAAAGCTATTTGAGCAGGACGGCGACGATGGATTTACCTATGCCGTGCAATTTTATGCCCGGTCGATTGAAGATTATAAGACTTTTGCAAGCCGGCATTATTCGGCCTTACACCGGGAAATGATGACCACCTGGGGAACGGATTGTTATGGATTTGAGTCGGCATTGGAGGTTGTGAATTGA
- a CDS encoding septal ring lytic transglycosylase RlpA family protein — protein sequence MIRYGAILLLGIILFSSCSRKITETGNASYYSNSFKGRKTASGATFRQSKKTAAHKTLPLGTKVTVINLKNGRKVKVHINDRGPFVEGRIIDLSRKAARKIGMLNDGVVPVKVKYKKK from the coding sequence ATGATCCGGTATGGAGCGATACTGCTGCTGGGGATTATATTATTTTCGTCCTGCAGCCGAAAAATAACTGAGACGGGAAATGCCTCTTATTATTCTAATAGTTTTAAAGGCAGGAAAACCGCCAGTGGCGCTACTTTCAGACAAAGCAAAAAAACGGCGGCACATAAAACATTACCGCTGGGCACCAAGGTGACGGTCATCAATTTAAAAAACGGGCGAAAAGTAAAAGTGCATATCAACGACAGGGGTCCTTTTGTTGAAGGCCGGATCATTGACCTCAGCAGAAAAGCAGCCCGGAAAATCGGGATGTTAAACGACGGGGTAGTTCCTGTAAAGGTCAAATACAAGAAAAAATAA
- a CDS encoding HU family DNA-binding protein: MNKAELIDKISGDAGITKTQANAALDSFVEAVTKTLKKGDKVTLVGFGTFSVTKRAARNGRNPQTGAVIKIKAKKVARFKAGKELSSKI; encoded by the coding sequence ATGAACAAAGCAGAATTAATCGACAAGATATCCGGCGACGCTGGTATCACGAAAACACAGGCGAATGCAGCCTTAGATTCTTTTGTTGAAGCAGTAACAAAAACTTTGAAAAAAGGAGATAAAGTTACTTTGGTTGGTTTTGGTACTTTTTCCGTTACAAAAAGAGCTGCCCGTAACGGTCGCAACCCTCAAACAGGCGCTGTAATTAAGATTAAAGCCAAAAAAGTTGCCCGCTTTAAAGCCGGGAAAGAGCTTTCTTCAAAAATCTAA
- a CDS encoding LOG family protein encodes MNEKEQLKPQERIIPAKEHIYLEGPKSRTYELGFAVHVLWQFLKGFRTLHFVGPCITVFGSARFKEDHIYYKKAEAFGRRIADLGFTTLTGGGPGIMEAANKGAFEAGGESVGCNIKLPFEQHYNKYLTDAVTFDHFFVRKVLLVKYSYAFIIMPGGFGTMDEFFETITLIQTKTITQFPIVLFGKEFYKELMITIEGMAEQGTISKEDMNLVLLTDDVDEAMEHIRQYIIANYKIKKRWKIPWMIDKS; translated from the coding sequence ATGAATGAAAAGGAACAACTAAAACCCCAGGAACGGATCATTCCCGCAAAAGAGCATATTTACCTGGAAGGCCCAAAAAGCAGAACCTATGAACTTGGATTTGCCGTTCATGTATTGTGGCAGTTTTTAAAGGGGTTCCGGACCCTTCACTTTGTGGGGCCTTGTATTACTGTATTTGGTTCCGCCCGTTTTAAAGAAGACCATATCTATTATAAAAAAGCCGAAGCATTTGGCCGGAGAATTGCCGATCTGGGTTTTACTACCTTAACCGGTGGCGGACCGGGCATTATGGAAGCTGCTAATAAAGGTGCTTTTGAAGCGGGGGGTGAATCTGTAGGCTGTAATATCAAATTGCCGTTTGAGCAGCATTACAACAAGTACCTGACCGATGCCGTAACGTTTGATCACTTCTTTGTGCGCAAAGTATTGCTGGTAAAATACAGCTATGCATTTATCATTATGCCCGGAGGTTTTGGTACCATGGATGAATTTTTTGAAACCATTACCTTAATTCAGACCAAGACCATCACGCAATTCCCTATCGTACTTTTTGGCAAAGAATTTTATAAAGAGCTGATGATTACAATTGAAGGCATGGCCGAACAGGGGACCATATCCAAGGAGGACATGAACCTGGTTTTACTTACGGATGATGTAGATGAAGCTATGGAGCATATCCGCCAGTATATTATCGCCAATTATAAGATCAAAAAACGCTGGAAGATACCCTGGATGATCGACAAAAGCTGA